The nucleotide sequence CAGGATCACGGCGAAGACGATCGCGAGCCCGAGCCACTCGGCCCGGCGCAGTCGTCTCTCCATCCCCCGACGGTAGTGCTTCGCGCTGTGTCGCCGCGTCGGCCCCGCGGAGGAGTCGTGTGTGCCGCTCGCGCCGCTTAGTGCTGCGGCCTGGTGCTCAGGAGGAGGCTGCGCGCGTCCGGGAGGAACCCGCGCCCGGATCGATGCCGGGGAGGAAATCGCGTACCGGGCCATCACTCGGGAGGATCGACGCCGCGCGCTTCCTCCCTGGCCGAAGCGCCAGGCCCACGTCGCCCCCTCGGGAGGAACTTTTCCCTCCCGAGTCTGCTAAGGCGAAGCGCGCCGAGTCGCTGCCCGGCTACCCTCGCGGCGCGGAGGAACGACTTCCTCCCGAACGTGCCAACCGACAGGCGCGTCGCGAGCGGACCGAGCCTCCCCGGCGGCGGCAGCGGCCAGCGACGGACTCAGTCCGCACGCGAGCGGAGCGAGCCACCCCGGCGGCAGCGGCGGCCGGCGACGGACTCTCTTCCGCGCGGCTCCGCCGCGCGCGAGCGGCAGCGAGCCAGACCAGGACGACGAAAAAGTGGCCGCCCCGTAAGGGACAGCCACTTCTTTCGTGGATCTGAGGGGACTCGAACCCCTGACCCCCTGCATGCCATGCAGGTGCGCTACCAGCTGCGCCACAGACCCAAACTGCTTCGCTGCGCCGACCCGAGGGAATCCCTCCCGGCCGAAGCAACCCCACAAGACTACTACATCTCGAGACGCCCAATGACCATCCGTGGCCAGCACCGCGTCAGAGGTACCGCAGATACGCGCCGGGGTCGCCGACGAACCGCTGCCAATGCCGCACGAGTTCGAGGTCGCCCCACTCGGAGGCGCGGACGCCGTGAGCCCCGAGCTCGAGGATGCGGGCCCCGGGGAGCGCGGTCAGCAGGGGTGAGTGGGTGGCGCAGACGATCTGGGATCCTGCGCCCTGAAGCCGCCGGAGCACGCGCAGCAGCGCCAGACACGCGGTGAACGAGAGTGCCGCTTCGGGTTCGTCGAGCACGTAGAGGCCCTTCTCGGCGAAGTACGTCTCGAACGCGGCGCGGAAGCTCTCGCCGTGGCTGGCCTCGGTGAAGCGGCTGCCGAGCGAGGCACCGCGACGCTCGAACTCGGCGGTCGCCGTCTCGGCGCGCAGGAAGTACCCCTTCTGCCGACGACCGACCATGCCCGTGGCGACGCGATCGATCTTCAACACCTCGCCGAGCGCCGACTTCGGCATCTCGGAGGCGTAGCGCCGCCCGCCCTCCCCAGAGCGCACGTCAAGCCCCCACGCCTCGGCGAGGGCTTCGACGATCGTCGACTTGCCGGTGCCGTTCTCGCCCACGAGGAACGTGACGGGCGCGTCGAACCTCAACCCGTCGCCCACGAGGGCCGCGACAGCGGGCACGGTGAACGGCCACTCGGCCGGGCGTGCGAGCGCCATGGGCACGTAGGCGCGGTCGATGATCACGGGCCCAGGATCGCAGACGCCGCCGACATCACGCCCTCGACCGGCACCGCCGCCCGGAGGCAGCCGAACGCTACTCGGAGACGCGCGCGGCGGTCTCCAGGTCGAGCGCGATCGCCGGGCAGTCGCTCCACAGGCGCTCGAGGGAGTAGAACTGGCGGTCCTCCTCGTGGAAGACGTGCACGACGAGGTCGCCGAAGTCGAGGAGCACCCAGCGGCCCTCGGAGCGGCCCTCGCGGCGCAGCGGCTTGAAGCCGGCCTCGATGAGCTTGTCTTCGACCTCGGAGGCGATGGCGACCACGTTGCGCTCGTTGCGGCCGGAGGCGAGAAGGAAGATGTCGGTGAGCGCGAGAGGCTCGGAGACGTCGAGAGCGACCAGGTCTTCGGCCTGTTTCGAGTCGGCCGCGCGGGCGGCGAGGTGGAGGAGCTCGAGTGCTTCGGGGGTGGCTGTCACGGATTCCTTGAGAGTGTGTGCGGTGGTGTCAGTGCGAGAAGAGCCCGGTGCTCCAGGCGACGACGATGCCGCCCACGATAACAACAACGAGCGCGATGCCACAGACCGTGGCGATGATCGGCAGGTGATTGGTCTTCGGCTTGCCGGCCGCGAGCACCACGGCCCGCGTCGACGTGTTGGCGCTCACGGCCCGGCTGGCGCGCACGGGAGTGGCGTCGTTCGAGGGCGCCTCGTGGTCGCCCTCCTCCATGAGGCGGTCGATGTCGGCCCCGTCGATGCGCTGCA is from Frondihabitans australicus and encodes:
- the rsfS gene encoding ribosome silencing factor → MTATPEALELLHLAARAADSKQAEDLVALDVSEPLALTDIFLLASGRNERNVVAIASEVEDKLIEAGFKPLRREGRSEGRWVLLDFGDLVVHVFHEEDRQFYSLERLWSDCPAIALDLETAARVSE
- a CDS encoding AAA family ATPase — protein: MIIDRAYVPMALARPAEWPFTVPAVAALVGDGLRFDAPVTFLVGENGTGKSTIVEALAEAWGLDVRSGEGGRRYASEMPKSALGEVLKIDRVATGMVGRRQKGYFLRAETATAEFERRGASLGSRFTEASHGESFRAAFETYFAEKGLYVLDEPEAALSFTACLALLRVLRRLQGAGSQIVCATHSPLLTALPGARILELGAHGVRASEWGDLELVRHWQRFVGDPGAYLRYL